In the genome of Palaemon carinicauda isolate YSFRI2023 chromosome 13, ASM3689809v2, whole genome shotgun sequence, one region contains:
- the LOC137652308 gene encoding uncharacterized protein, whose translation MTAAEISAFVDLAERQGYEGEALRRYVRELMNEDKARRRTEQERMRYERARAYELKKREIDARLAQLSNSLPQPNGANDQQDNCRENQCIEGFTKELPTAELKATMSQLGKKCGLGAGSDLAREGYNSSLGQKPVKGVQRVPLRCMKAAKPEPKTVRTQPAGEDHWLGTIDLGEVAWLREEAQESPPSSNEFKPRTRECSPAKAMMLSNRPEVSEENQETIRSQAQLSRFQLMGEMAINHRAPTYLSEVEINNPSKAEFLLGDEVPLKITRGSHDPVKVSCRQVVVPCNLRLSMLGVAHERLGGHFGVTGPTQMIQHQFRPGLQKGVKASATSCHPCQVIGNSKKIVPRASLQLIPSISVTEMTQFFYWYGFLATFQKDEGSHFMAEESRPLTILIIHFWLHQVQAGIPNCGVYLNFFQTWDKLQTQENELSGMGSSLEHLGSYCADQKFPLTFLKDRNPLTYLTELRNGNKGLMRWGIDLQNYNWKVKRLKNSGDRDVFSRH comes from the coding sequence atgactgccgctgaaatcagtgcatttgtggacttggcagaaagacaaggctatgagggagaagcattgcgaaggtatgtgcgggagctcatgaatgaagacaaagcccggagaaggacagagcaagaaaggatgcgttatgaaagagcgagagcgtatgaattaaagaagcgggaaatagacgctcgattagcccagctcagtaactcgctacctcaacctaatggtgccaacgaccagcaggacaactgcagagagaaccagtgcattgaagggttcaccaaggaactccctacagcggaactgaaggcgaccatgtcccagctcggcaagaagtgtggactgggggcagggagtgatctcgcacgtgagggctacaactcaagcttgggtcaaaagccagtgaagggtgtacagcgagtgcccctcaggtgcatgaaggctgccaagccggagcctaaaactgtgaggacgcaacctgcaggggaagaccactggctaggtaccattgacctgggtgaggtagcttggctaagggaggaggcccaagagtctcccccttccagcaatgagtttaagccccgtacccgagagtgctccccagctaaagcaatgatgctttccaacagaccagaggtctcagaggagaaccaagagaccatcaggagccaagcacagctcagcagattccagctgatgggtgagatggcaataaaccacagggcacccacctacctgagcgaggtggaaataaataacccctctaaggctgagttcctgctaggggatgaggtgccccttaagatcacccgaggttctcacgatcctgttaaggtctcgtgccggcaagtagttgtcccctgtaatctccgcttgtcgatgctaggcgtggcccatgagagactgggaggacactttggggtaacaggtcctacccagatgatccagcatcaattccggccaggcttgcagaagggtgttaaggcttccgcaacctcttgccatccgtgccaagtcatcggtaactctaagaaaatagtgccaagggcctcgctccaacttatcccatccataagtgttacagagatgacacaattcttttattggtatggcttcctagccacatttcagaaggacgaaggttcccacttcatggcagaggagtcacgacctctgaccatactcataattcatttttggcttcaccaggtgcaagcaggaattcccaactgtggggtttacttgaatttcttccagacatgggataaactccaaactcaagagaatgagctctcaggcatgggctcatctcttgagcatcttggatcctattgtgcggaccaaaagttcccactgacattcctaaaggaccgtaatcctctaacctacttgactgagctacgtaatgggaataaggggctcatgaggtggggcatagacctccagaactacaactggaaggtcaagcgcctaaagaactcaggtgacagagatgtgttttcccggcattag
- the LOC137651613 gene encoding uncharacterized protein encodes MSSIAELTALGKELGYEGEDLRTFVIDEQSALRDIRNKERELEREKLEAAREERERERIEKEKEREYEREKSERDRAHEISLYNMQECLQKREIEKLKLQKEIKDSPVNTGGSDTEGNQVRVKVKGPSIPDFDENKDDIDAYLRRFEVLASAAKWPKEDWAIILSSHLKGAALEVYVRLSPEDALDYNKVSESLMKRFDCTEEGFRVKFRSVKPQKNELVQQFVSRLRHLLKRWIEMSKCEMTCEGLTDLFLMEKFLQSCGRQLQVHLRERLPLSFNKMIDLAESYVQAHGGLFHNSKYFSTVRGDRVDLSGEALPEQMAKPIRCPPSIKCFKCGQVGHKVSSCLEHAKGSKKSGHAAAGEVVCWTKKGRKGNFKDPVADINNEVFKNDHTEWASVASDMPVKEGSLYGNPVIVLRDTGCTTVVAKKDLVPVECFTGNIPGATRLEEPTSGAVLTRAGAKTSKSAFQKLKTSDSKISWDMDSKEIQKE; translated from the exons atgtcttctatcgcggaattaacagctctcggaaaagagcttggttatgaaggcGAAGATCTTAGGACATTTGTAAttgatgaacaaagtgctttaagggatattagaaataaggaacgagaattagaacgtgaaaaactagaagctgctcgtgaggaaagagaaagggaacgcatagagaaagaaaaggagcgtgaatatgaacgtgaaaaaagtgagagagatagagctcatgagattagtttgtataatatgcaagaatgTTTGCAAAAACGggagattgagaaattgaaactgcaaaaagaaataaaggactcgccagttaataccggaggctccgacactgaaggtaaccaggtaagagtaaaagttaaaggtccttctattcctgattttgatgaaaacaaagatgatattgatgcatatcttaggaggtttgaagttcttgccagtgcagctaagtggcctaaagaggattgggctataattctaagttcacatttaaagggtgcagctttggaagtttacgttagactttcacctgaggatgctttggattataataaggtttctgaatcacttatgaaaagatttgattgtactgaggaaggtttcagagtaaagtttcggtcagttaaacctcagaagaatgagctagttcaacagtttgtgtctagattaagacatctcttgaagaggtggattgaaatgtcgaagtgtgaaatgacttgtgaaggcttaactgatttatttcttatggagaaatttttgcagagttgtggcaggcagttgcaggtacatctgagagagcgattaccattatcgtttaacaaaatgattgatttagctgaaagttatgttcaagctcatggaggtttatttcataattctaaatatttttctacagtacgtggtgacagagttgacttatccggggaagctcttcctgagcagatggctaaacccattagatgtccaccctctattaagtgttttaaatgtggacaagtaggtcataaggtttctagttgtctagaacatgcaaaaggatccaagaaaagtggtcatgctgcagcaggagaagttgtttgttggaccaaaaagggccgtaaaggtaattttaaggatcctgttgcggatataaataatgaagtgtttaaaaatgatcatactgagtgggcaagtgttgcttctgatatgcctgtcaaggagggtagtttatacggaaacccagtgatagttttgagggacactggttgtacaactgtcgtagctaaaaaagacttggtgcctgttgaatgttttactg gtaacatccctggagcaacaaggttggaggaacccacTTCCGGTGCCGTATTAACGAGAGCTGGGGCAAAGACATCTAAATCtgcattccaaaagctgaaaacgtcagactctaagatttcttgggacatggattcaaaggaaattcagaaaga atga